One segment of bacterium DNA contains the following:
- the recR gene encoding recombination mediator RecR, with the protein MPPNLKSPALEEVVKRLSKLPGIGKKAALRMAVHLLETPIDDVEALAEAIRNVKRKIGFCSICGNWTERDPCPICDSLQRDSSLLCVIETPADLMAVEQSGFRGLYHVLGGALSPLDDIGPEQLSFRALMHRIEQGKFLEIIAAMNPTAEGDATAMYLARLVAPLNIKVTRIGFGLPIGSDLRLADEETLSYSLKGRREL; encoded by the coding sequence ATGCCGCCGAATCTGAAATCACCCGCGCTCGAAGAAGTTGTTAAGCGCCTGTCGAAGTTACCGGGGATCGGTAAAAAAGCGGCGTTGCGGATGGCAGTGCATTTACTGGAAACCCCGATCGATGACGTGGAAGCATTAGCGGAAGCGATTCGCAACGTCAAACGAAAAATCGGTTTCTGTTCGATTTGCGGCAATTGGACCGAGCGTGACCCTTGTCCGATCTGCGATTCGTTACAGCGGGACAGTTCTCTGCTGTGCGTAATCGAAACCCCGGCAGACCTGATGGCGGTTGAGCAAAGCGGATTTCGCGGGTTGTACCACGTACTGGGGGGAGCGTTATCCCCACTGGATGACATCGGTCCCGAGCAACTCAGTTTTCGCGCGTTAATGCATCGGATCGAGCAAGGCAAGTTTTTGGAAATCATAGCGGCAATGAATCCGACAGCGGAAGGGGATGCGACTGCCATGTATTTAGCCCGGTTAGTCGCACCGCTCAATATCAAAGTAACACGGATTGGATTCGGTTTACCGATCGGTTCCGATTTACGATTGGCCGACGAAGAGACCCTTTCCTATTCCCTGAAAGGTCGCCGCGAATTGTAG